The proteins below come from a single Faecalibaculum rodentium genomic window:
- a CDS encoding FadR/GntR family transcriptional regulator: MNATVNERPKTYKAAVDFVRQEVLAGSLRPGDKLPTERELAAQLDISRNSVREGLRVLENLGVLSSTQGSGNYIALNFDDTISEALSFLYYLRGMQESDVTEFRWMIEREALELSVQRITSGQKKRLWQELERLESAKSEEERIRSDKELHKVIVQASANDFLIASYQALTAFMDRYISTMRQRIIRGMMGNNKLEESHRLLVEGLIEGNLVKAQQGLENHFGYIEQYRHL; the protein is encoded by the coding sequence ATGAATGCAACGGTAAACGAGAGACCGAAAACGTATAAGGCGGCGGTGGACTTTGTCCGGCAGGAGGTGCTCGCAGGTTCCCTGCGACCCGGGGACAAGCTGCCGACAGAAAGAGAGCTGGCGGCGCAGCTGGATATCAGCCGGAATTCTGTGCGGGAAGGCCTGCGGGTCCTGGAGAACCTCGGGGTCCTTTCCTCGACACAGGGTTCCGGGAACTACATTGCACTGAATTTCGACGACACCATCAGCGAGGCGCTGTCCTTTCTGTACTATCTGCGGGGAATGCAGGAGTCGGATGTGACTGAGTTCCGCTGGATGATTGAACGGGAAGCCCTGGAGCTGTCTGTGCAGCGGATCACCTCCGGGCAGAAGAAAAGGCTTTGGCAGGAGCTGGAGCGGCTGGAATCTGCAAAGTCGGAGGAGGAACGGATCCGCAGTGACAAGGAACTTCACAAAGTGATTGTGCAGGCGAGTGCCAATGATTTCCTCATTGCCAGCTACCAGGCACTGACGGCGTTCATGGACCGGTATATTTCCACCATGCGACAGCGGATCATCCGTGGCATGATGGGCAACAACAAGCTGGAGGAAAGTCATCGGCTGCTGGTGGAGGGGCTGATCGAAGGGAATCTGGTCAAGGCGCAGCAGGGGCTGGAAAACCACTTCGGCTACATCGAGCAGTACCGCCATCTGTAG
- a CDS encoding DUF5688 family protein, with the protein MENNRDTISRRAKTILVPMLAKAGYSVTTEVKDDDRSQGRDLETRLIIHTKGSGFVIRFVVTALLGAPASKIDRALKRCAREYLEDIVPCHKNEAALNSLADYETIRHRIFIRLQDPDLHPEFKEGFPARLVMDSQMLAVYRVAMNEQAGQNLVSAAISTDTLKLWQITEEQLWEQALENLKREQPTFIHTLHVATSPNLRHPRLNLLLRPGVGRLDPAATYLLCSGPVDRGRVALNGARAVLNDSTLEKIGRLLGEDYFILPSSIHEVMITGTSPFVSLEKGARAMKLTVADANAHTVNEKDLLSYKVFRYDRRKKEIVRAA; encoded by the coding sequence ATGGAAAACAACAGAGATACCATCAGCCGGCGGGCGAAGACCATCCTGGTCCCCATGCTGGCCAAAGCCGGATACAGTGTGACAACGGAAGTGAAGGACGATGACAGAAGCCAGGGCAGAGACCTGGAAACCCGGCTGATCATTCATACAAAAGGGTCCGGGTTTGTAATCCGGTTTGTTGTGACGGCTCTGCTCGGCGCGCCGGCTTCCAAAATCGACAGGGCACTGAAGCGATGTGCGAGGGAATACCTGGAGGACATTGTGCCCTGTCACAAAAACGAAGCCGCCCTGAACAGCCTGGCAGACTATGAGACCATCAGACACCGGATATTCATCCGCCTCCAGGATCCGGATCTGCATCCGGAGTTCAAGGAAGGCTTTCCGGCCAGACTGGTCATGGATTCCCAGATGCTCGCGGTCTACCGCGTGGCGATGAACGAACAGGCTGGCCAGAATCTTGTGTCAGCCGCCATCAGCACTGACACTCTGAAGCTCTGGCAGATTACAGAAGAACAGCTCTGGGAGCAGGCACTGGAGAATCTGAAGAGAGAACAGCCCACATTCATTCATACACTCCATGTGGCGACATCCCCCAACCTCCGTCACCCGCGTCTCAATCTTCTTCTTCGGCCAGGTGTGGGACGGCTGGATCCCGCAGCGACGTATCTGCTGTGTTCCGGTCCTGTGGACAGGGGAAGGGTGGCACTGAACGGAGCCAGGGCTGTTCTGAATGATTCGACACTGGAAAAGATTGGCAGACTGCTGGGGGAAGATTACTTCATTCTTCCGTCTTCCATCCATGAGGTCATGATCACCGGAACCAGTCCGTTTGTTTCACTGGAGAAAGGTGCCCGGGCCATGAAGCTGACAGTGGCAGATGCCAATGCCCATACGGTGAACGAAAAGGACCTGCTGAGTTACAAAGTCTTCCGGTACGACCGGCGGAAAAAAGAGATCGTCCGGGCTGCCTGA
- a CDS encoding electron transfer flavoprotein subunit beta/FixA family protein, whose protein sequence is MNILVCIKQVPASSKVEVDPVTGVIRRDGASCKMNPYDLYALETAFRIREKTGGTIHVISMGPGQAQQVIREAFAMGADSGTLISDRSFGGADVLATSYTLAQGIKAAGDFDLILCGKQTTDGDTAQVGSEIAEWLGIPSVANVKEIRDVTDRDLVISMDLPDEIEIARIKTPCLLAVDKDIFMPRLPSYVRKKASKHREIQVLTLQDMEDRDASHYGLNGSPTQVVRIFPPDVNDKKETWTEPGNIMAAHLADKLTELKFI, encoded by the coding sequence ATGAATATTCTGGTCTGCATCAAGCAAGTTCCCGCCTCCAGCAAAGTGGAAGTCGATCCCGTAACCGGTGTCATCAGACGCGACGGTGCCTCCTGCAAAATGAACCCTTATGATCTCTATGCCCTGGAGACGGCTTTCCGGATCCGGGAAAAAACCGGCGGTACGATCCATGTCATTTCCATGGGCCCCGGACAGGCGCAGCAGGTGATCCGCGAAGCATTCGCCATGGGTGCGGATTCCGGCACGCTGATCTCCGACCGCAGCTTCGGCGGTGCGGATGTGCTGGCTACCAGCTATACGCTGGCCCAGGGCATCAAGGCAGCAGGGGACTTTGACCTGATTCTCTGCGGCAAGCAGACCACCGACGGTGACACGGCTCAGGTGGGGTCCGAGATCGCCGAATGGCTGGGGATTCCCAGCGTGGCGAATGTGAAAGAGATCCGGGATGTCACGGACAGGGATCTGGTGATTTCCATGGACCTGCCGGACGAAATCGAAATCGCCCGCATCAAGACTCCCTGCCTGCTGGCGGTGGACAAGGACATTTTCATGCCCCGGCTGCCAAGCTATGTCCGGAAAAAGGCATCGAAGCACCGGGAAATCCAGGTCCTGACACTGCAGGACATGGAGGACAGGGATGCCTCTCATTACGGACTGAACGGCTCGCCCACACAGGTGGTCCGGATCTTCCCGCCGGATGTAAACGACAAGAAGGAAACCTGGACCGAACCTGGCAACATTATGGCTGCGCATCTTGCGGACAAGCTCACAGAGCTGAAATTCATCTGA
- a CDS encoding TetR/AcrR family transcriptional regulator → MSQTRTAIQQAFLQLARENPADKITVTDIVTRAGINRNSFYYYFEDLPGMIEITVQELFERTILQNRPQTFQECVDALADIMSQNRSACMHLFRSRSRIDLQLYYHRVCGFVVTTFLESVEYLGKFHTPEQKEAIAQYYKCLLLGLMTEWMAGGMRGDVKKSFASMQKAAEVLYR, encoded by the coding sequence ATGTCGCAGACAAGGACCGCCATTCAGCAGGCCTTCCTGCAGCTGGCCAGAGAGAATCCCGCGGACAAGATCACGGTGACGGATATCGTCACCCGGGCGGGAATCAACAGAAACAGCTTTTACTATTACTTTGAGGATCTGCCGGGAATGATTGAGATCACCGTGCAGGAGCTTTTCGAGCGGACGATCCTTCAGAATCGTCCGCAGACGTTTCAGGAATGCGTGGATGCCCTGGCGGATATCATGTCGCAGAACCGCTCCGCCTGCATGCATCTGTTCCGTTCACGTTCGCGGATCGACCTGCAGCTGTATTATCACCGGGTGTGCGGTTTTGTGGTCACGACATTCCTGGAGTCCGTGGAGTATCTGGGAAAGTTTCATACCCCCGAGCAGAAGGAAGCCATTGCGCAGTATTACAAGTGTCTGCTGCTGGGGCTGATGACAGAATGGATGGCTGGTGGTATGAGAGGGGATGTGAAGAAAAGCTTCGCTTCCATGCAGAAAGCGGCTGAGGTTCTGTACCGCTGA
- a CDS encoding glycerophosphodiester phosphodiesterase yields MSSRFSLWLHAYTYELGWRALSSLVFWPLARRMIHQLPGMLVVALAAVFLGLWELTGLFTLFAKGYSPLQSLIRVLKVCGTLMDPRSWKWPGAAMLLMPLLFAGTIPLLGQGLQSALLGNGIRGIGALVLLYLLVSVLLAWPALVSLPGLAAFLEKGRPDPGHRHLNPLAAFVIALVLAVLETAVALLVRTGCEILYTAPPAVTAVNWLLLPAWQISSMALPVLLGSGMLAAGTLGLSRTVQRSPAAAVLGVAVSIVICLSVAWPDRPLMDRDAGIKPVVVAHRGYAHGVTENTLESFRAAHEAGAGVAELDVYQSADGGLYVSHDQSLERVTGTALDLEQASAQEIKALRTKDGQAVPALKDVLTYAKESDLHLVIEIKSTSRAVDTARKTAEMIRETGMGEQCSIAGFRHSVLAAAREVDPSMGTELLLNFAISDVTSLADVDIYSVQAGAITPEMIAQVHQAGKRIYAWTVNDPRQMEVLLAMGVDGLTTDDTPAAVQAIADCEERVGQ; encoded by the coding sequence ATGTCGAGCCGATTCAGCCTCTGGCTTCATGCATATACCTATGAACTGGGATGGCGTGCCCTGTCCTCCCTCGTTTTCTGGCCTCTGGCCAGGCGGATGATTCACCAGCTGCCCGGAATGCTGGTTGTGGCTTTGGCAGCTGTCTTCCTGGGGCTCTGGGAGCTGACCGGCCTGTTCACTCTGTTTGCAAAGGGGTATTCTCCGCTTCAGTCCCTCATCCGGGTCCTGAAAGTCTGCGGGACGCTGATGGATCCCCGGTCCTGGAAATGGCCTGGAGCTGCAATGCTCCTGATGCCGCTTCTGTTTGCCGGGACGATCCCCCTGCTCGGACAGGGGCTGCAGTCAGCACTGCTGGGAAACGGTATCCGGGGAATCGGCGCCCTCGTTCTGCTGTATCTGCTGGTTTCGGTGCTCCTGGCGTGGCCGGCGCTTGTCTCGCTGCCCGGACTTGCAGCGTTTCTGGAGAAGGGACGCCCTGATCCTGGCCACCGTCACCTCAATCCGCTGGCTGCGTTCGTGATTGCCCTGGTGCTGGCAGTCCTGGAAACCGCAGTGGCGCTGCTTGTGCGGACAGGCTGCGAAATCCTTTACACAGCTCCGCCTGCCGTCACCGCCGTCAACTGGCTGCTGCTGCCTGCCTGGCAGATCTCTTCCATGGCGCTGCCTGTACTCCTCGGTTCAGGAATGCTGGCTGCCGGGACTCTGGGACTGTCCAGGACCGTGCAGCGTTCGCCTGCCGCAGCTGTCCTGGGTGTTGCAGTATCGATCGTGATCTGCCTGTCTGTGGCATGGCCCGACAGGCCGCTGATGGACCGGGATGCCGGAATCAAACCGGTGGTGGTGGCCCACAGAGGGTATGCCCATGGGGTTACGGAAAACACTCTCGAAAGTTTTCGGGCTGCCCACGAGGCCGGAGCCGGGGTGGCGGAACTGGATGTCTACCAGAGTGCAGATGGCGGCCTGTATGTGAGTCATGATCAGTCACTGGAACGTGTCACCGGCACCGCTCTCGATCTGGAACAGGCGTCGGCGCAGGAAATCAAAGCCCTTCGCACGAAGGATGGACAGGCGGTGCCTGCACTGAAAGACGTGCTGACGTACGCGAAAGAGTCTGACCTTCACCTGGTCATAGAAATCAAGTCCACATCCAGAGCCGTGGATACAGCCCGCAAAACGGCTGAAATGATCCGGGAGACGGGCATGGGAGAGCAGTGCTCCATTGCGGGGTTCCGGCACAGTGTGCTCGCTGCAGCCCGGGAGGTGGATCCGTCCATGGGCACGGAGCTTCTGCTGAATTTCGCCATCAGCGATGTGACGTCACTGGCAGACGTGGACATTTATTCTGTACAGGCGGGAGCCATCACGCCGGAGATGATTGCACAGGTCCACCAGGCAGGAAAGCGGATCTACGCCTGGACAGTGAATGATCCAAGACAGATGGAAGTCCTCCTGGCGATGGGTGTGGACGGACTAACCACAGATGATACGCCAGCGGCTGTGCAGGCGATAGCGGACTGTGAAGAGAGGGTTGGGCAGTAA
- the murB gene encoding UDP-N-acetylmuramate dehydrogenase — MINTKENVPMKNHTTLKIGGPARRFFEPETIEDMAQILQESLEEEAPLFVLGNGSNVLFPDEGYDGWILHLGPNWSGIELVDACRLRVKSGTTNQELARFTRLAGLAGYEFASGIPGTVGGAIVMNAGAYDGETVDVLESVRWLDRRGNLHVAAGEELDMGYRHSRFSDEFGVIVDAVYRLRPGDTRAIEQRIDELTQKRWSKQPMEAASAGSTFKRPAGSFASKLIHESGLQGLRVGDAMVSEKHAGFLINAGESTCGEFLELVRQVQEKVESDSGIRLELEIRRPDAAADAARDAVLRRQAETEMEEGEEQED, encoded by the coding sequence ATGATCAATACAAAAGAAAATGTTCCAATGAAGAACCATACGACTCTGAAAATCGGGGGACCTGCCCGCCGGTTTTTCGAGCCGGAAACCATAGAAGACATGGCGCAGATCCTGCAGGAGTCCCTGGAGGAAGAAGCCCCGCTGTTCGTGCTTGGAAACGGATCCAATGTGCTGTTTCCGGACGAAGGATACGATGGCTGGATCCTGCACCTGGGACCCAACTGGTCGGGAATCGAGCTGGTGGATGCCTGCAGACTGCGTGTGAAGAGCGGTACGACGAATCAGGAACTGGCACGGTTCACCCGCCTGGCGGGACTGGCGGGGTATGAATTTGCGTCGGGGATCCCGGGAACCGTCGGCGGCGCCATTGTGATGAACGCCGGGGCCTATGACGGAGAGACCGTGGATGTGCTGGAGAGCGTCCGGTGGCTGGACCGCCGGGGCAACCTCCATGTCGCAGCAGGCGAGGAACTGGACATGGGGTACCGGCACTCCCGCTTCAGTGATGAGTTTGGCGTGATCGTGGATGCCGTGTACCGGCTGCGGCCGGGGGATACACGGGCAATCGAGCAGAGAATCGATGAGCTGACACAGAAGCGGTGGAGCAAGCAGCCGATGGAAGCTGCATCGGCGGGCAGCACGTTCAAGCGCCCGGCCGGCAGCTTTGCCTCAAAGCTGATCCACGAAAGCGGCCTGCAGGGACTGCGTGTGGGGGATGCGATGGTGTCCGAAAAACATGCGGGGTTCCTGATCAATGCAGGGGAATCCACGTGCGGGGAGTTCCTGGAACTCGTCAGACAGGTGCAGGAGAAAGTGGAGTCGGATTCCGGTATCCGCCTGGAGCTGGAAATCCGCCGGCCGGATGCTGCGGCAGATGCGGCGCGTGATGCTGTACTGCGCAGGCAGGCAGAGACAGAGATGGAAGAAGGGGAAGAACAGGAGGACTGA
- a CDS encoding FAD-binding protein yields MPELILHPEHIEDPQVLVDLCPFGAMELDSQGNLSISPACKMCRLCVRKGPKGAVEFREDAVKKPAVDKSAWKGIAVYVDHVDGNIHPVTYELIGKAREMAEVIHQPVYALFLGHNIDRQAHELLHYGADQVIVYDEPELARFAIEPYTSAFEDFIHSYQPGSILVGATTVGRQLAPRVAARMHTGLTADCTILEMDESTDLSQIRPAFGGNIMAHIKTPNNRPQMATVRYKIMNAPERMPGETGEIVNRHMPSGKLVSRVEVLDIVEKPKEESIENADVLVVAGRGVKKPEDLQMLQELADLLDGQLACTRPLVEDGIMDAKTQIGLSGRTVRPKLIITCGVSGAVQFTAGMNHSDQIFAINTDPEAPIFKTANYCLVGDLYEVVPELIQRIEARKGAAHV; encoded by the coding sequence ATGCCAGAACTGATTCTGCATCCTGAACATATCGAAGATCCGCAGGTGCTTGTGGATCTGTGTCCCTTCGGCGCCATGGAACTGGACAGCCAGGGAAATCTTTCCATCAGCCCCGCCTGCAAAATGTGCCGTTTGTGTGTCCGCAAGGGACCGAAGGGGGCCGTGGAATTCCGGGAAGACGCGGTAAAGAAGCCGGCGGTGGACAAATCGGCGTGGAAGGGAATCGCCGTGTATGTCGACCATGTGGACGGCAACATTCACCCGGTGACCTATGAGCTCATCGGCAAGGCCCGGGAAATGGCCGAAGTGATCCACCAGCCCGTGTATGCCCTGTTTCTGGGGCACAACATCGACAGGCAGGCGCATGAGCTGCTGCATTACGGGGCTGACCAGGTGATCGTGTACGATGAGCCGGAACTGGCCAGGTTTGCGATCGAACCCTATACTTCGGCGTTCGAGGATTTCATCCACAGTTATCAGCCGGGTTCGATTCTGGTGGGTGCCACAACCGTGGGCCGGCAGCTGGCTCCCCGGGTGGCTGCAAGAATGCATACCGGTCTCACAGCTGACTGCACGATCCTGGAAATGGATGAATCGACAGATCTCTCCCAGATCCGGCCGGCTTTCGGCGGCAACATCATGGCGCATATCAAGACGCCGAACAACCGGCCGCAGATGGCCACGGTGCGCTACAAGATCATGAATGCGCCGGAGCGGATGCCTGGGGAAACCGGCGAAATCGTGAACCGGCACATGCCTTCCGGCAAGCTCGTCAGCCGGGTGGAGGTGCTGGATATCGTGGAGAAACCCAAAGAGGAATCCATTGAAAATGCCGATGTCCTGGTAGTGGCCGGACGCGGGGTGAAGAAGCCGGAGGACCTGCAGATGCTGCAGGAGCTGGCGGATTTGCTGGACGGGCAGCTGGCCTGCACCAGGCCTCTGGTGGAAGACGGGATCATGGATGCGAAAACCCAGATCGGGCTCTCGGGACGCACGGTCCGGCCGAAGCTGATCATTACCTGCGGGGTATCCGGCGCTGTGCAGTTCACAGCGGGAATGAACCATTCGGATCAGATTTTTGCCATCAACACGGATCCCGAGGCACCGATTTTCAAGACCGCCAACTACTGTCTGGTGGGAGACCTTTATGAGGTGGTGCCGGAACTCATTCAAAGGATCGAGGCAAGGAAAGGAGCCGCACATGTCTGA
- a CDS encoding RNA polymerase sigma factor — MRLPVEYVVPKYQTNLYQAAFAILQDVADAQDAVQMVFIKYHRLNLDYENEDHIRRWLFRSALNQAKDIRRSFWRKNRTELTDGVHQTAALYQDPLDRHLFESVSRLPEKYRVMLQLFYYEEFSIREIAEVTALSEAAVKKRLSRGREMLREMLEKEGSGDV, encoded by the coding sequence ATGAGACTGCCAGTGGAGTATGTGGTGCCGAAATACCAGACCAACCTGTATCAGGCGGCGTTCGCCATCCTGCAGGATGTTGCAGATGCCCAGGATGCTGTTCAGATGGTATTCATCAAATACCACAGACTGAATCTGGACTACGAAAATGAGGATCATATCCGCAGATGGCTGTTTCGATCGGCACTGAATCAGGCAAAGGATATACGAAGGTCATTCTGGCGGAAAAACCGGACGGAACTGACAGACGGTGTACATCAGACAGCTGCACTGTACCAGGATCCATTGGACAGGCATCTGTTCGAATCCGTCAGCCGCCTCCCCGAGAAATATCGCGTCATGCTGCAGCTGTTTTACTACGAAGAATTCAGTATCCGTGAAATTGCGGAAGTCACCGCCCTGAGCGAAGCAGCGGTGAAAAAGAGACTGTCCCGCGGCCGGGAAATGCTGCGGGAAATGCTGGAAAAGGAGGGATCTGGAGATGTCTGA
- a CDS encoding peptide ABC transporter substrate-binding protein, which produces MNRKVTLLCTAAACMGLAACGNGGGSNAEAGTAEGGKTITIAKENDVVSLNSILAIDQKSFDVIGMFTEGLMTLDADNNIIPAIAESYELSDDQLTYTFKLRDAKWSNGEAVKAQDFVFAWNELAHNDEAEYSYLVTDDGACIKNGNEIVYDGKDDLDLGVTAKDDKTLVVELDKKSPQFLSLMVFPSFYPINEEFYKEKDDQYGLAVENLLANGPYKVVEWTKGNSVKVAKNADYWDAGNVKVDNIIVNAVPDFSTSALDFENGNTDWTQLNSTLIDRYKDNEAFKEEPESCLWYLQYNYDNKDLANKNLRKAISTVVDRKDLVENVLKDGSTVLTGFVPAGFTTGPDGKDYRETADSPEALAGDDAVKAAQEYLDKALKELGKDEVTLTLLCDSSDPAKPVAEYIQACTSKLKGLNIELLPQEKANRLAKMKDHDFDIVLTGWIPDFSDPTAFLGLMTEGNAYNYGSYVSEAYDAKLAEAADAATPEERWTLLQEAEQILLDDEAVSGIYQMGGAVLQNPKVTGIDHHVFGVSNLYKNADVAE; this is translated from the coding sequence ATGAATCGTAAAGTCACACTGCTGTGCACAGCAGCCGCCTGCATGGGCCTGGCTGCCTGCGGCAACGGAGGCGGCAGCAACGCAGAAGCCGGCACTGCCGAAGGCGGAAAGACCATCACCATCGCCAAGGAAAACGACGTTGTTTCCCTGAACTCGATCCTGGCCATTGACCAGAAATCCTTTGACGTGATCGGCATGTTCACCGAAGGCCTCATGACACTGGATGCGGACAACAACATCATTCCCGCCATTGCCGAAAGCTACGAACTGAGTGACGACCAGCTGACCTACACCTTCAAGCTGCGGGATGCAAAATGGAGCAACGGCGAAGCCGTGAAGGCACAGGACTTTGTCTTTGCCTGGAACGAACTGGCACACAATGACGAAGCGGAGTACTCCTACCTCGTGACGGATGACGGTGCCTGCATCAAGAACGGCAACGAAATCGTGTACGACGGCAAGGACGACCTGGACCTGGGCGTGACGGCCAAAGACGACAAGACACTGGTGGTGGAACTCGACAAGAAGAGCCCGCAGTTCCTGTCCCTGATGGTGTTCCCTTCCTTCTATCCCATCAACGAGGAATTCTATAAGGAAAAGGACGACCAGTATGGCCTGGCGGTGGAAAACCTGCTGGCCAACGGACCGTACAAAGTCGTGGAATGGACCAAGGGCAACTCTGTCAAGGTGGCAAAGAACGCCGACTACTGGGATGCAGGCAATGTCAAGGTGGACAACATCATAGTCAACGCGGTTCCTGACTTCTCCACATCTGCACTGGATTTTGAGAACGGAAACACCGACTGGACGCAGCTGAACTCCACGCTGATCGACCGCTACAAGGACAACGAAGCCTTCAAGGAAGAACCCGAGTCCTGCCTGTGGTATCTCCAGTACAACTATGACAACAAGGACCTCGCCAACAAAAACCTGCGCAAGGCCATCAGCACAGTGGTGGACCGCAAGGACCTGGTGGAAAACGTCCTGAAGGATGGCTCCACGGTCCTGACGGGATTTGTGCCGGCCGGCTTCACGACCGGGCCTGACGGCAAGGACTACCGCGAAACCGCAGACTCTCCGGAAGCACTGGCAGGCGACGACGCAGTGAAGGCGGCCCAGGAATATCTGGACAAGGCCCTCAAGGAACTGGGAAAAGATGAAGTGACCCTGACCCTGCTCTGTGACTCCTCCGACCCGGCGAAGCCCGTGGCAGAATACATCCAGGCCTGCACATCGAAACTCAAGGGCCTGAACATCGAACTGCTGCCGCAGGAAAAAGCCAACCGTCTGGCGAAGATGAAAGACCACGATTTTGATATCGTCCTTACGGGCTGGATTCCCGATTTCTCGGATCCCACCGCTTTCCTGGGCCTCATGACAGAAGGCAATGCCTACAACTATGGCAGCTATGTCAGTGAAGCCTATGATGCGAAACTCGCCGAAGCGGCAGACGCTGCAACGCCTGAAGAGCGCTGGACCCTGCTGCAGGAAGCAGAACAGATCCTTCTGGATGACGAAGCCGTGTCCGGCATCTACCAGATGGGCGGCGCCGTGCTCCAGAACCCGAAGGTGACGGGTATCGACCACCACGTATTCGGTGTCTCCAACCTCTACAAAAACGCAGACGTGGCTGAATAG